A single window of Amphiura filiformis chromosome 17, Afil_fr2py, whole genome shotgun sequence DNA harbors:
- the LOC140138306 gene encoding uncharacterized protein, whose product MDTQATPYQSFPTLQASSRKKKKEDHFENFLHDLASECVLREAIDHPINDLQPDRGLSNPEPQQRPSNLSQQQNRDARVVQALQRSRQVDARGIIRGPPRPNYNPPANGPIQPPVRIYQYLAQRRRISSLPDVVEDTLLSFHSGRSDANSEPDVTG is encoded by the exons ATGGATACGCAAGCCACACCGTATCAAAG TTTCCCAACTTTGCAGGCATCTTCCAGGAAGAAGAAAAAGGAGGACCACTTTGAAAACTTCCTTCACGACTTGGCAAGCGAGTGTGTTCTTCGAGAAGCTATAGACCATCCGATCAATGATCTCCAACCAGACAGAGGCTTGAGTAATCCTGAACCTCAGCAAAGGCCTAGTAATCTATCCCAACAACAAAACAGGGATGCAAGAGTAGTACAAGCATTGCAGAGAAGTAGACAAGTAGATGCCAGGGGAATAATCCGTGGACCACCTAGACCCAACTATAATCCACCAGCAAACGGCCCTATTCAGCCGCCTGTTCGCATTTACCAATATCTG GCACAGAGACGCAGGATTTCAAGCTTACCTGACGTCGTGGAGGACACATTGCTAAGCTTCCATTCTGGAAGAAGTGATGCCAATTCTGAGCCTGATGTGACTGGCTAG
- the LOC140138308 gene encoding uncharacterized protein encodes MTNAELAKCNHSDQASSGSGADVILDAEVYDENTSEETSLTGGMQTNDLPDNTTSTSENTEDLANPILVPDRQTEQGKISMQEESIGASNGSTPTVDTLDDTTSPTNASSTEVLDEDTSEEISLTGSGMQTNELTDYTTFRSENTEDLANPILVPERQTEQDMVSMSEESIDVSNESTPTVDTPDDTASSTNASSTHYEITNAELTKCNHSGQVPSGSGADAILDADVPDEDTSEETSLPGGGMQTNDLPAFTTSKSGNIEDLTDPILVPDKEAEQDKISMQDESIDASNESTLTVDTPDDTASSTNASSTQDITHTGTELASCNQGDQTPNGGTYTIAAQEDMKAALNEDKTDAEVAPDSVHTDTESQILEKASTQDKPQGSPSDDLLDQEASVGTSPPLKGSPQKPSPCKSQSSHQSNEIPKVGAGSERNTTGSVGESKDKKDSSELPAGQTGSIQTKDEDQDEDKLSQKQTPQDIPPNSEEEHLGFIHIEDEDLTVDNDSQFIDSAEAHNTGSQNQPPDVLNASATAGQNHEEEFLGHSPTDTAGQDVSTVDTSAESNKAVEKDMALTQSLSVNLDNIPDNSEVSKTPNEDSFADGGKTLNLPADPHSQDISPDNNLASGYSHTLNRHQIASDELLKKETATNHEASKPFEGARKKVIKRIQKPSSKTQQKERTSPPGQKEALVATYKVEQTQSCTSSTSATISQQEKETKRGW; translated from the coding sequence ATGACAAATGCTGAGCTTGCCAAATGTAATCACAGTGACCAGGCATCTAGTGGCTCCGGGGCTGATGTCATATTGGATGCTGAAGTGTATGATGAGAACACATCTGAAGAAACATCACTAACTGGTGGCATGCAAACCAATGATCTACCAGATAATACCACTTCTACATCTGAAAACACAGAAGACTTGGCAAACCCTATCCTTGTACCTGATAGGCAAACTGAACAGGGCAAGATTAGCATGCAAGAGGAATCCATTGGAGCATCCAATGGGTCTACACCAACTGTTGATACACTCGATGACACTACATCACCTACCAATGCATCATCTACTGAAGTGCTTGATGAGGACACATCTGAAGAAATATCACTAACTGGTAGTGGCATGCAAACCAATGAGCTAACAGATTATACCACTTTTAGATCTGAAAACACAGAAGACTTGGCAAACCCTATCCTTGTACCAGAAAGGCAGACTGAACAGGACATGGTTAGTATGTCAGAGGAGTCAATTGACGTATCCAATGAATCAACGCCAACTGTTGATACACCTGATGACACTGCATCATCTACCAATGCATCATCTACTCACTACGAAATAACAAATGCTGAGCTTACCAAATGTAATCACAGTGGCCAAGTACCTAGTGGCTCTGGGGCTGATGCCATATTGGATGCTGATGTGCCCGATGAGGACACATCTGAAGAAACATCACTACCTGGTGGTGGCATGCAAACCAATGATCTACCAGCATTTACCACTTCTAAATCTGGAAACATAGAAGACTTGACAGACCCAATCCTTGTACCAGATAAGGAGGCTGAACAGGACAAGATAAGTATGCAAGATGAGTCCATTGATGCATCCAATGAGTCTACATTAACTGTTGATACACCTGATGACACTGCATCATCTACCAATGCATCATCTACTCAAGATATAACACATACCGGTACTGAACTTGCTAGCTGTAATCAGGGTGACCAGACACCTAATGGAGGCACATATACAATAGCTGCTCAAGAAGACATGAAGGCTGCTTTAAATGAAGACAAGACGGATGCTGAAGTTGCACCAGATAGTGTCCATACTGATACCGAGTCTCAAATACTAGAGAAAGCTTCTACTCAAGACAAACCACAGGGAAGCCCAAGTGATGACTTATTAGACCAGGAAGCTTCTGTAGGTACATCACCGCCACTGAAAGGAAGTCCTCAAAAACCCTCACCTTGCAAGTCTCAATCATCTCACCAGTCTAATGAAATCCCTAAAGTAGGCGCAGGTTCTGAAAGAAACACAACAGGAAGTGTAGGTGAATCAAAAGACAAGAAAGATTCCTCTGAATTACCAGCTGGGCAGACTGGATCCATACAaacaaaagatgaagatcaagatgAAGACAAGTTGTCTCAGAAACAGACGCCTCAAGATATTCCTCCCAATTCTGAAGAAGAGCATCTTGGATTCATACACATTGAAGATGAAGATCTAACTGTTGATAATGATTCTCAATTTATAGATTCCGCTGAAGCACACAATACAGGTTCTCAAAACCAACCACCTGATGTGTTGAATGCATCTGCAACAGCTGGCCAAAACCATGAAGAAGAGTTTCTAGGACACTCACCTACAGATACAGCTGGTCAAGATGTCTCCACTGTAGACACATCTGCTGAATCAAACAAAGCTGTTGAAAAGGACATGGCACTAACTCAGTCTCTCTCAGTTAATTTAGATAACATACCTGACAATAGTGAagtttcaaaaacaccaaatgaAGATTCTTTTGCAGATGGAGGCAAGACTCTAAATCTTCCAGCTGATCCGCACTCTCAAGACATCTCACCTGATAATAATCTTGCTTCTGGATACAGCCATACTCTCAATAGGCAtcagatagcatcagatgaactCCTGAAAAAGGAAACAGCAACAAATCATGAAGCGAGCAAGCCGTTTGAAGGAGCTAGAAAAAAAGTGATAAAACGCATACAAAAACCAAGCAGTAAAACACAACAGAAAGAAAGGACTTCACCACCAGGACAAAAAGAAGCGTTGGTCGCAACATACAAAGTGGAGCAGACTCAATCCTGCACATCCTCAACTTCAGCGACTATCAGCCAACAAGAGAAGGAAACTAAGCGAGGGTGGTGA